The genomic window GCTTGCCTGCCCGCCTCTGGCCTGGGGGCCAAAGGGCGCGCATACATGCCCGAACCCGGCTTCCTAGTCAATGAGGGCGTCGCAGTTCTTGCAGAACCGCTTCTTCGCGTCACCCTCGGCCTTGATGCCCACCCGCGTCGGCTTGTCGCACTTGGTGCACACCACCTGGACATCCGACAGCGCGATGGTGCCCGGCTTCTCGACAATGCCCCCCTCGGGGCTCTGAGCGGTCTTGCGAAGGTGACGCTTGACGGTACGAAGTCCCTCCACCGTCACGCGACCGGCGTCGCGGTCAATCGTCAGCACCTTGCCGCGCTTGCTCGCCGGTGTCTTCTCGGAGCGCTCCTTGCCCGAGATGACCTGCACGGTGTCTCCCACTTTCAGCTTCTGCATGGCTTCCTCTCTGGCTGCTCACCGGCGGGCCGGACGTCCTTAGAGGACTTCCGGCGCGAGCGAGATGATCTTCATGAACTTGCGGGCGCGGAGCTCACGGGCGACCGGCCCGAAGATGCGCGTCCCGATGGGCTCCAGGTCCTTGTTGATGAGGACCGCGGAGTTGCCGTCGAACTTGATGTAGCTGCCGTCGGGACGGCCTACCTCGTGCTTGGTGCGCACGATGACGGCCTTGGCCACGTCACCCTTCTTCACCTTGGAGTTCGGCAGGGCCTCGCGGATCGACACGACGATCACGTCGCCGATCGACGCATACTTGCGCTTCGAGCCACCGAGCACCTTGATGCAGAACACCTTCTTGGCGCCCGAGTTGTCGGCCACGTCGAGCACGCTCGTCATCTGAATCATCTGGAAGTCTCCTCTAGGATCCTACGGCAAACCCCCTCCGCTGAGGACGGGGCCGCGCGGCTCGAGCCGCCCGGGCGCCCCAAGGCACCGCGGGCTTACACGTGGCTCAGACGTTCTTGCTCTTCTCGATCACCTCAACCACCCGCCACCGCTTGTCCTTCGAGGCAGGCCGGGTCTCGGCGATGCGCACGCGGTCGCCCTCGTTGATGGTGATCTTCTTCGGGTAGTCGTGGTCCTCGACGTGCGCCTTGTACTTCTCGCGCATGCTCATGATCTTCCCGTACTTCGGGTGAGCGGCGCGGCGCTGGACGGTGACAACCACCGTCTTCTGCATCTTGTTCGAGGTGACGATCCCCACGCGCGTCTTGGGACGGCCACGGGTGGAGGTCGCGGGAGCGGAGGTGGTCTGGGTCGCTTCAGCCATCGTGAATCTCGCCTGTCAATCAGTGTCCCCGGGACGTCCCGGTGACGGCCAGGTCCCCGCAGGGACACGCCGTCAAGCCTTTTTGGCCGCCTTCTCGGCCCGGGTCTTCTCACCCAGGACGGTCAGGATGCGGGCCAGGTCACGGCGGTGCTCAGTACGCTTCTCGGGGCTGTCCAGATTGCCCGTCCGCATGCTCAGCCGGTCCTGGAAGAGCGTGCCGCGCAGTTCGTCCGCGCGCTTCTTCAGGTCCTCCGCCGACAACTCCTTCAACTCTTTCGCAGTCGCCATCTCAGGTCTCCTCGCGCGGCAGCCTAGAGCGACAGCTCGCTGCGGGTCACGATCTTGGTGAGGACGGGCAGCTTGGCCTGCGCCAGCTTCAGCGCGCCGGTGGCCACCTCGGGCGTCATGCCCTCCATCTCGTAGAGCACGCGGCCGGGCTTCACCACCGCCACGTAGTACTCCACGCCTCCCTTACCGGTACCCATACGGGTCTCGGCAGGCTTCTTCGTGATGGGCTTGTCCGGGAAGATCCGGATCCAGATCTTGCCGCCGCGCTTCACGTGGCGGGTCATCGCGATACGGGCCGCTTCAATCTGCCGGGAGGTGATCCACCCCGGCTGCAGGGTCACCAGGCCGAACTCACCGTAGGTGAGATCGCTGCCACGGTGGGCCTGGCCGTGCATGCGGCCCTTGTGCATCTTGCGGTACTTGGTACGAGCAGGCTGGAGCATCGTCGGTGTCCTTCAGTCCCAGGCGGGGCACCCCATGGGTGCCCCGGGGAGCTCAAAGCTAGCGGGTGGTGGGCAGAGGGGCCTGGTTGCCCTTACCCGGGAGGACCTCTCCGCGGCAGATCCAGACCTTGCAGCCGATCTTGCCGTAGGTCGTCTTGGCCTCGGCGAAGCCGTAGTCGATGTCGGCACGCAGGGTGTGCAGGGGCACGCGGCCCTCGCGGTACCACTCGTACCGCGCCATCTCGGCGCCGCCGAGACGGCCGGAGCAGGCCACGCGAATGCCCTTGGCGCCGAACTTCATCGCCGTCTGGAGGGCCTTCTTCATGGCGCGGCGGAAGGCGATGCGGCGCTCGAGCTGGGTGGCGATGTTCTCGGCCACCAGTTGCGCGTCGGTCTCGGCCTTGCGGACCTCGACGATGTTGAGGAAGACCTCGTTCTTGGTGAACTGCTGCAGGTCCTTCTTCACCGTCTCGATGCCGGCACCCCGCTTGCCGATGACAATCCCCGGCCGCGCGGTGTGCACGTTGACCTTCACCTTGTTCGCCGCCCGCTCGATCTCCACCTTGGAGACGCCCGCGTGGTTCAGCGACTTCTTCACGAACTCGCGGATGCGGATGTCCTCATGGAGCCACTGGGCGTAGTTCTTGTGCTCGAACCACTTGGAGTCCCAGGTCTTGATGACCCCGAGGCGGAACCCGATCGGATGAACTTTCTGTCCCAACGTGCTTCTCCTTCGAAATCGAGTGGGGCCCGGAGGGCTACTTCTTGGCCTCGGAGAGCACCACGTGAACGTGGCTGCTCTTCTTGTGGATGGGAGTCGCGCGGCCCATGGCGCGCGGCATGAACCGGCGCTGGGTGGGCCCCTGGTCCACGGAGATGGTCTTCACGTAGAGCGTGTCCACGTCGACCTGGCCCTTGGACTTGTCGGTCGCGTTGGCCACGGCGCTCTTGATGAGCTTGGCCACCGGGGCCGAGGCCGCGCGGGGGGTGAACTTCAGGATGTGGAGCGCCGCCTCGACCGACTTGCCGCGGACGAGCGCCGCCACGAGCGAGAGCTTGCGGGGAGACATGCGGACGTGCCGCAGGTGTGCAGTGGAATCCATCGTCATCGTCTCCGTTACTTCCCGGGCGCCTTGGCGACCTTCTTCTCCGCCGAGTGGCCACCGAAGGTGCGCGTCGGCGCGAACTCGCCGAGCTTGTGACCCACCATGTTCTCCGTCACGAACACCGGGATGAACTTCTTCCCATTGTGCACCGCGAAGGTGTGCCCCACGAACTCGGGCAGGATGGTGGAGCGGCGCGACCAGGTCTTCACGACCTTCTTCTGGTTCGTCTTGATCATGTCCTCCACCTTCTTCAGGAGGTGATCATCGACGAACGGTCCCTTCTTAATCGAACGAGCCATGTCGAAATCCTTAGTCTACGGGCTACTGGCTGCGCGCGCCCTGCCGGCGCCCGCTGACGATGAACTTGTCGGTCCGCTTGTTGGTGCGCGTGGTGAGACCCTTGGTCTTCTGGCCCCACGGCGACACCGGGTGCGGGTTACCCTGGCCGGACTTACCCTCACCACCGCCGTGCGGGTGGTCCACGGGGTTCATCGCCAGACCGCGGACGGTGGGCCGGATGCCCAACCAGCGGCTCTTACCCGCCTTGCCGATGCGGATGATCTCATGCTCGATGTTGCCGATCTGGCCCACGGTGGCGCGGCACTCGATGAGCACCTTGCGCACCGCGCCCGAGGGCAAACGCACCTGAGCGTAGCGGTCTTCCTTCGCCATCAGCTGGCCGGAGGTGCCAGCCGAGCGGATGATCTGGCCGCCGCGGCCCGGCTTCAGCTCCACGTTGTGGATGACCGTACCCACCGGGATGTTCTGCAGCGGCAGACAGTTGCCCGGACGGATGTCGGCGTTGGAACCCGCGAACAGGGTGTCCCCCACCGCCAGGCCCACGGGGGCCAGGATGTAGCGCTTCTCGCCGTCCGCGTAGTGCAGCAGCGCGATGTTGGCGGTGCGGTTCGGGTCGTACTCGACCGCGACGACCTTCGCCGGCACGCCGTCCTTGTCCAGGCGCTTGAAGTCGATGATGCGGTAGCGCCGCTTGTGGCCACCGCCCTGATGACGGCGGGTGATGTGGCCGTGAACGTTGCGGCCGCCCGAGCGCTTCAGCGGGGCGGTCAGCTTCTTCTCGGGCGTGCTCTTGGTGATGTCCGCGAAGTCGGACACCGTCATCAGGCGGCGAGCAGCGGAAGTCGGCTTGTACTTCTTGATGCCCATGGTGGTCTCCTCAGACGGTCAGCCGGTTACGGCTCGACCGTCCCTCCCTCGAAGAGCTCGATCGTGTCGCCCGCCTTGAGGGTGACGACGGCCTTCTTGTAGTTGGGGCGCTTGCCGATGCTGCGGCCCACGCGCTTGGTCTTGCCGCGGACGATGTTGGTGCGAACACCCTCGACGGAGACCTTGAAGAGGTTCTCCACCGCGCGCGCCACATCGATCTTCGTGGCCTTCTTGTCCACGATGAAGGAGTACTGACGGAACTTCTCGCGGGCCTGGTCCAGCTTCTCGGTGATGAGCGGACCCTTGATGACGTCGTGCAGGTTCATGACAGGGCCTCCTGGATGGCCTTCGCGGCGGCCGAGGTCAGCACCAGCTGCTTGTGGCGCAGCACGGACTCGAGGTTGATGCCCTCGGGCGGCAGCACGTCGAAGCGGGCCAGGTTGCGGACGCTGCGGTGAAGGTGGTTGTTGCCCTTCTCGTCCACCACCAGGGCGTTCTCCAGCTTCAGGCGCCGAGTCAGCACATCGAAGGCCTGCTTGGTCTTCGGGGCGTCG from Stigmatella erecta includes these protein-coding regions:
- the rpsS gene encoding 30S ribosomal protein S19; the protein is MARSIKKGPFVDDHLLKKVEDMIKTNQKKVVKTWSRRSTILPEFVGHTFAVHNGKKFIPVFVTENMVGHKLGEFAPTRTFGGHSAEKKVAKAPGK
- the rplP gene encoding 50S ribosomal protein L16: MLQPARTKYRKMHKGRMHGQAHRGSDLTYGEFGLVTLQPGWITSRQIEAARIAMTRHVKRGGKIWIRIFPDKPITKKPAETRMGTGKGGVEYYVAVVKPGRVLYEMEGMTPEVATGALKLAQAKLPVLTKIVTRSELSL
- the rplX gene encoding 50S ribosomal protein L24, whose translation is MQKLKVGDTVQVISGKERSEKTPASKRGKVLTIDRDAGRVTVEGLRTVKRHLRKTAQSPEGGIVEKPGTIALSDVQVVCTKCDKPTRVGIKAEGDAKKRFCKNCDALID
- the rplB gene encoding 50S ribosomal protein L2 — encoded protein: MGIKKYKPTSAARRLMTVSDFADITKSTPEKKLTAPLKRSGGRNVHGHITRRHQGGGHKRRYRIIDFKRLDKDGVPAKVVAVEYDPNRTANIALLHYADGEKRYILAPVGLAVGDTLFAGSNADIRPGNCLPLQNIPVGTVIHNVELKPGRGGQIIRSAGTSGQLMAKEDRYAQVRLPSGAVRKVLIECRATVGQIGNIEHEIIRIGKAGKSRWLGIRPTVRGLAMNPVDHPHGGGEGKSGQGNPHPVSPWGQKTKGLTTRTNKRTDKFIVSGRRQGARSQ
- the rplV gene encoding 50S ribosomal protein L22, whose amino-acid sequence is MDSTAHLRHVRMSPRKLSLVAALVRGKSVEAALHILKFTPRAASAPVAKLIKSAVANATDKSKGQVDVDTLYVKTISVDQGPTQRRFMPRAMGRATPIHKKSSHVHVVLSEAKK
- the rpmC gene encoding 50S ribosomal protein L29, which translates into the protein MATAKELKELSAEDLKKRADELRGTLFQDRLSMRTGNLDSPEKRTEHRRDLARILTVLGEKTRAEKAAKKA
- the rplN gene encoding 50S ribosomal protein L14, with translation MIQMTSVLDVADNSGAKKVFCIKVLGGSKRKYASIGDVIVVSIREALPNSKVKKGDVAKAVIVRTKHEVGRPDGSYIKFDGNSAVLINKDLEPIGTRIFGPVARELRARKFMKIISLAPEVL
- the rpsC gene encoding 30S ribosomal protein S3, which codes for MGQKVHPIGFRLGVIKTWDSKWFEHKNYAQWLHEDIRIREFVKKSLNHAGVSKVEIERAANKVKVNVHTARPGIVIGKRGAGIETVKKDLQQFTKNEVFLNIVEVRKAETDAQLVAENIATQLERRIAFRRAMKKALQTAMKFGAKGIRVACSGRLGGAEMARYEWYREGRVPLHTLRADIDYGFAEAKTTYGKIGCKVWICRGEVLPGKGNQAPLPTTR
- a CDS encoding 50S ribosomal protein L23, with translation MNLHDVIKGPLITEKLDQAREKFRQYSFIVDKKATKIDVARAVENLFKVSVEGVRTNIVRGKTKRVGRSIGKRPNYKKAVVTLKAGDTIELFEGGTVEP
- the rpsQ gene encoding 30S ribosomal protein S17; protein product: MAEATQTTSAPATSTRGRPKTRVGIVTSNKMQKTVVVTVQRRAAHPKYGKIMSMREKYKAHVEDHDYPKKITINEGDRVRIAETRPASKDKRWRVVEVIEKSKNV